Within Acidimicrobiia bacterium, the genomic segment CAATGAGATGCAAATCCTCCTGCTCTCCGGCGCCGGAGTGGCCGAGTACATGTGGCTGAACCGGGAGCACGATCCGGCACTGACCACCCGATTCGGAGAACTGCTCAAAGACGCGAGGCGGCTGACGTTTCCCTGGTCCGCAGGCTGGCTCGCCTACTGGCTTTGGATGCTGGGCGAACTGTCCGATGCTCCCAAAGGGATCGCCGAGCCGTATCGGCTCGTCATGGAAGGGAACCCCACCGAGGCCGCCGCCATCTGGGACGCGAAAGGGATGCCATACGAACGGGGACTGGCCCTCATGCATGGCGACGACAGAGCGCGCCTCGAGGCGCTCGAGGTGTTCGAGACATTGGGAGCAACTGTCGTCGCCGCCAAACTCAGAAGCGCCCTGAGAGCCGAAGGTGTTGGCGTGCCGAGGGGGAGGGGTCGAGAAACCAGGCGTCACGCTGCCGGCCTCACGGCCAGACAGGCCGAAGTCCTGGAACTCCTGGTTGAGGGACTGTCCAACATCGAGATCGCCGACCGGCTCTTCGTGTCACATCGGACGGTCGAGACCCATGTCTCTGCAGTGCTCACGAAACTGGACGCCTCCACACGAAAAGAAGCTGCTGTCCGGGCTCAAGCAGAAGGCCTCATCTCTCATCCGCCGGAACATCGATGACCTGAAGCGGCCGCAAGTCGGGATAGGGTGTCGCGATGCCGACGTACATGGATGTTCACCCAGATCTCGGAGACGTGACCGAGGAAGACATCCAAGCTGCTCATCGACGCGACCTCGAGGTCCAGTCCGAATACGGTGTCCGCTTCCTGACATACTGGTTCAACGAGCCCAATGGCAGGGCGTTCTGTCTCGTCGAAGCTCCCGACAAGGAGTCGGCGATCGCATGCCACAAGGCATCCCACGGTCTGGTTCCTCACGACATGATCGAGGTGGAACGACCCACCCTGAATCGCTTCATGGGCGATTGGGAGGCCAATGTGCCGGACATCGCCCGCCTCGACGGTCCGCACTCGGCCGTCGACACGGGGCTGCGAGCCGTCATGTTCACCGATCTGGAGGGTTCCACCGAGGTGAGTAGCCGGTTTGGGGACGATCATGCTGTGTCGGTGGTCGAACGGCACGATCGGATCGTTCGGGATGCACTCGCCGACTCCGGCGGACGAG encodes:
- a CDS encoding nickel-binding protein; amino-acid sequence: MPTYMDVHPDLGDVTEEDIQAAHRRDLEVQSEYGVRFLTYWFNEPNGRAFCLVEAPDKESAIACHKASHGLVPHDMIEVERPTLNRFMGDWEANVPDIARLDGPHSAVDTGLRAVMFTDLEGSTEVSSRFGDDHAVSVVERHDRIVRDALADSGGREVKHTGDGIFASFTHVSRAVDCAVAIQRRFADIDDTGPGSRVRIGISAGEPVDRNQDLYGAVVNLAARICAHAAPGQVLVSAAVKELALGKSLGFIDRGLIALKGFDEPVRLYQVGSIE